A portion of the Cryptomeria japonica chromosome 5, Sugi_1.0, whole genome shotgun sequence genome contains these proteins:
- the LOC131075582 gene encoding momilactone A synthase: MRLEGKIAVITGGASGIGEAAVRIFVENGATVIIADVQNEAGEQLAASLAPSTAFVHCDVSKESDVSSAVDYAVEKYGRLDIMFSNAGVPGKLFPSPADITLEDLDRVLAVNVRGSYLCTKHAARVMIPNRRGCILYTSSLSSIVAMPNGPSYTASKHAIVGLMKSAAAALAPYGIRANCVSPTGLATPMVVDGLRGNIPGFDKKAAEDMYEVVFEFKGAKFEPEDVARPALFLCSEDARYISGHNLVIDGAFTASKGFSTANSMDFLPLKNFFENLAHRANGEEGSGAVQVDLKK, translated from the exons ATGAG GCTAGAGGGAAAGATAGCTGTGATCACAGGAGGCGCCAGTGGGATCGGAGAAGCAGCCGTCAGAATCTTTGTAGAAAACGGCGCCACAGTGATAATAGCCGATGTGCAGAACGAGGCAGGTGAGCAGTTGGCAGCTTCGCTGGCACCAAGCACCGCCTTTGTGCACTGCGACGTGTCCAAAGAGTCCGACGTCTCCTCAGCGGTGGACTACGCCGTGGAGAAGTATGGGCGGTTGGACATAATGTTCAGCAACGCGGGTGTTCCGGGGAAGCTCTTTCCTTCTCCGGCCGACATCACGTTGGAGGATCTGGATCGCGTGCTGGCTGTTAACGTGCGTGGGTCTTACCTCTGCACGAAGCACGCGGCCCGAGTCATGATCCCCAATCGTCGTGGGTGCATTCTCTACACGTCCAGTCTCTCCTCGATTGTGGCAATGCCCAATGGGCCATCATACACTGCGTCTAAGCATGCGATTGTGGGGCTCATGAAGTCTGCGGCCGCGGCCCTAGCTCCCTACGGGATCCGGGCGAATTGTGTTTCACCCACGGGCCTGGCCACCCCCATGGTGGTCGATGGCCTTCGGGGCAACATCCCCGGTTTTGACAAGAAGGCCGCCGAGGATATGTATGAGGTTGTTTTTGAGTTCAAAGGGGCCAAGTTTGAGCCTGAGGATGTTGCTCGACCTGCTCTTTTTCTTTGTAGCGAGGATGCTCGCTATATCAGTGGCCATAACTTGGTGATTGATGGAGCTTTTACAGCGTCTAAGGGATTCTCCACTGCTAATTCTATGGACTTTCTTCCTCTCAAGAACTTTTTTGAAAATCTTGCTCACCGAGCTAATGGGGAAGAGGGTAGTGGGGCAGTCCAAGTGgacttaaaaaaataa